In Arthrobacter sp. QXT-31, one genomic interval encodes:
- a CDS encoding FtsK/SpoIIIE family DNA translocase, with product MATRTSPAPKRTPSSKSGASTGRSGSSAAKSGRAGSSGGSARTRQLPAVEHRQPWLLRVAGGAWLGIGHVVGGGVRRIGQDVSDVAPEDRRDGAALFNLALAIFIATFAWWGLRGWFPDAVYAVVNGTFGWMSLVLPLMLFVCACRLFRQPVDGRGNNRVGIGFLIMTFAGCGIAHIVGGQPTVSAGFDGLRQAGGMLGFLAASPLAAIHPAVPVVLYGLLAFVSVLIVTATPFSAIPRRLRAAYEHLMGIDLQENGGDVHDRSYLYENTPPAPKKKRKRLFGKDEEADPRLEGYVGDEAFEHAVIDDDDASPAAGKEPPAVAPGVRRPTQAEIAVEKIKAAQGLGAKGADAENATEAIPLVAPGMPGAAGAPAAAPAVHVPSKPVAPAPAPTPIPQRTEQLSLAGDVTYTLPSSDVLTPGSIPKERTEANDAVVAALTDTLQQFNVDATVTGFSRGPTVTRYEIELAPGTKVERVTALSKNISYAVASSDVRILSPIPGKSAIGIEIPNTDRETVSLGDVLRSQNARRTDHPMVMGVGKDVEGGYVVANLAKMPHLLVAGATGAGKSSFVNSMITSLLMRATPDEVRMVMVDPKRVELTAYEGVPHLITPIITNPKKAAEALQWVVREMDARYDDLANYGFKHIDDFNKAVRAGKVQPPVDSKRVIRPYPYLLVIVDELADLMMVAPRDVEDSIVRITQLARAAGIHLVLATQRPSVDVVTGLIKANVPSRMAFATSSVTDSRVVLDQPGAEKLIGQGDALFLPMGASKAMRVQGAWVSESEIHKVVEHVKGQLQAVYRDDVAPEAEKKQIDDDIGDDLEVLLQATELVVTTQFGSTSMLQRKLRVGFAKAGRLMDLLESRGVVGPSEGSKARDVLVKPDDLAAVLAAMKGQEAPAAADSQTAALSDNANANIAQGGYAEDLVAADLDNRTQSVDYYDGADSSGDDEDGSEDAWSLTGR from the coding sequence ATGGCCACTCGTACTTCCCCCGCGCCAAAACGAACCCCCAGCAGTAAATCGGGCGCATCCACCGGCCGCAGCGGTTCGTCCGCAGCCAAATCCGGCCGGGCCGGATCGTCCGGCGGCAGTGCCCGCACACGCCAGCTTCCCGCCGTCGAACACCGGCAGCCCTGGCTGCTGCGGGTGGCCGGCGGGGCCTGGCTGGGCATCGGCCACGTGGTGGGCGGGGGAGTGCGCCGCATCGGCCAGGACGTCAGCGACGTGGCGCCCGAAGACCGCCGCGACGGGGCCGCCCTGTTCAACCTGGCGCTGGCGATCTTCATCGCCACCTTCGCCTGGTGGGGTCTGCGCGGCTGGTTCCCGGACGCCGTCTATGCCGTAGTCAACGGTACCTTCGGCTGGATGTCCCTGGTCCTTCCGCTCATGCTCTTCGTATGCGCCTGCAGGCTGTTTCGGCAGCCCGTCGACGGCCGCGGAAACAACCGCGTGGGCATCGGCTTCCTCATCATGACGTTCGCCGGCTGCGGCATCGCCCACATCGTGGGCGGCCAGCCCACAGTCAGTGCGGGCTTCGACGGACTGCGGCAGGCCGGAGGCATGCTGGGGTTCCTCGCGGCCTCCCCGCTGGCCGCCATTCACCCCGCTGTCCCGGTGGTCCTGTACGGGCTGCTGGCCTTCGTGTCCGTGCTCATTGTCACGGCCACACCGTTCAGTGCGATTCCGCGGCGTCTCCGCGCTGCCTATGAGCACCTGATGGGCATCGACCTCCAGGAGAACGGCGGTGACGTCCACGACCGCAGCTACCTGTACGAGAACACCCCGCCTGCACCGAAGAAGAAACGCAAGCGCCTCTTTGGCAAGGATGAGGAAGCCGACCCCCGGCTGGAGGGCTACGTCGGGGACGAAGCCTTTGAGCATGCCGTAATCGACGACGACGACGCGTCACCGGCCGCCGGCAAGGAACCGCCCGCTGTGGCCCCCGGAGTCCGGCGGCCCACCCAGGCAGAGATCGCCGTCGAAAAGATCAAGGCCGCCCAGGGACTCGGCGCCAAGGGCGCCGACGCCGAGAACGCCACGGAAGCCATCCCGCTCGTCGCCCCGGGCATGCCCGGCGCGGCCGGTGCACCCGCGGCGGCTCCTGCGGTGCACGTGCCTTCCAAGCCGGTGGCGCCCGCACCGGCGCCCACGCCGATCCCGCAGCGCACGGAGCAGCTGTCCCTCGCCGGCGACGTCACCTACACACTGCCGTCGTCGGATGTGCTGACGCCCGGCTCAATTCCCAAGGAGCGCACGGAAGCCAACGACGCCGTCGTGGCCGCCCTGACCGACACGCTCCAGCAGTTCAACGTCGATGCCACGGTGACCGGCTTCAGCCGCGGCCCGACCGTGACCCGGTACGAGATCGAGCTGGCCCCCGGCACCAAGGTGGAGCGGGTCACCGCCCTGTCCAAGAACATTTCCTACGCTGTCGCCTCGAGCGACGTGCGCATCCTCAGCCCCATCCCGGGCAAGTCCGCCATCGGCATCGAGATCCCCAACACGGACCGTGAGACCGTATCGCTCGGTGACGTGCTGCGCAGCCAGAACGCCCGCCGCACGGACCATCCCATGGTCATGGGCGTCGGCAAGGACGTGGAGGGCGGCTACGTCGTGGCCAACCTCGCGAAAATGCCCCACCTGCTCGTGGCCGGTGCCACCGGCGCCGGTAAGTCCTCCTTCGTGAACTCCATGATCACGTCGCTGCTGATGCGCGCCACCCCGGACGAGGTCCGCATGGTCATGGTGGACCCCAAGCGTGTGGAACTCACCGCCTACGAAGGCGTGCCGCACCTCATCACGCCCATCATCACCAACCCCAAGAAGGCCGCGGAGGCGCTGCAGTGGGTGGTCCGTGAGATGGACGCCCGCTATGACGACCTCGCCAACTACGGCTTCAAGCACATCGACGACTTCAACAAGGCAGTGCGTGCCGGCAAGGTCCAGCCGCCGGTGGATTCCAAGCGCGTCATCCGGCCCTACCCGTACCTCCTGGTGATCGTGGACGAGCTTGCCGACCTGATGATGGTGGCACCGCGCGACGTCGAAGATTCCATTGTCCGCATCACGCAGCTGGCCCGTGCCGCCGGGATCCACCTGGTGCTCGCCACCCAGCGCCCGTCCGTCGATGTGGTCACCGGCCTGATCAAGGCCAACGTGCCGTCGCGCATGGCGTTCGCCACGTCCTCGGTGACGGACTCCCGGGTGGTCCTGGACCAGCCCGGGGCGGAGAAGCTGATCGGGCAGGGTGACGCGCTTTTCCTGCCGATGGGTGCCTCCAAGGCGATGCGTGTGCAGGGCGCCTGGGTCAGCGAATCCGAGATCCACAAGGTGGTTGAGCACGTCAAGGGCCAGCTCCAGGCCGTTTACAGGGATGACGTCGCACCCGAAGCCGAGAAGAAACAGATCGACGACGACATCGGGGACGACCTCGAAGTGCTGCTGCAGGCCACGGAGCTGGTGGTCACCACCCAGTTCGGCTCGACGTCGATGCTGCAGCGCAAGCTCCGCGTGGGGTTCGCCAAGGCCGGCCGCCTCATGGACCTGCTCGAATCGCGCGGCGTCGTCGGGCCGTCGGAAGGCTCCAAGGCACGCGACGTGCTGGTCAAGCCGGACGATCTCGCCGCCGTGCTGGCTGCGATGAAGGGCCAGGAGGCGCCGGCCGCTGCTGATTCGCAGACTGCGGCGCTGAGCGACAACGCCAACGCCAACATTGCCCAGGGCGGCTACGCGGAGGACCTCGTTGCCGCCGACCTGGACAACCGCACCCAGAGCGTCGACTATTACGACGGCGCCGACAGTTCCGGTGACGACGAGGACGGCTCCGAGGACGCCTGGTCCCTCACCGGCCGCTAG
- a CDS encoding ribonuclease J, whose translation MTQVALPGLVTPPRLPQGTLRIVPLGGLGEIGRNMAVFEIDGKLLVVDCGVLFPEETQPGVDLILPDFSYIEDRLDDIAAVVLTHGHEDHIGAVPYLLRLRSDIPLVGSQLTLALVEAKLQEHRIKPYTLSVKEGQVEQFGPFQCEFVAVNHSIPDALAVFIRTAGGTVLHTGDFKMDQLPLDGRITDLRHFAKLGEEGVDLFMSDSTNADVPGFTTAEKEIGPTLDRVFAQASKRIIVASFSSHVHRVQQVLDAAYKHGRNVAFVGRSMVRNMAIAAKLGYLHVPDGILVDLKNIDTLPDNRVVLMSTGSQGEPMAALSRMANGDHRVVVGQGDTVILASSLIPGNENAVFRIINGLLKLGADVIHKGNAKVHVSGHAAAGELLYCYNILEPLNAMPVHGETRHLIANGRIAEESGVPTASVLLADNGTVIDLRDHQADIVGQVEVGFVYVDGSSVGEITDADLKDRRVLGDEGFISIITVINRATGKVVSGPEIHARGVAEDDSVFDDIIPKINAALEEAVLSNADHTNHQLQQIVRRVIGTWVNRKLRRRPMIIPVVLEA comes from the coding sequence ATGACCCAAGTAGCCCTCCCCGGCCTCGTTACGCCTCCCCGCCTTCCCCAGGGCACCCTGCGGATTGTTCCGCTGGGCGGGCTCGGCGAAATCGGCCGGAACATGGCTGTGTTCGAGATCGACGGCAAGTTGCTGGTTGTCGACTGCGGCGTCCTTTTCCCCGAGGAAACCCAGCCCGGCGTTGACCTGATCCTGCCCGATTTCTCCTACATCGAGGACCGGCTCGACGACATCGCCGCCGTCGTCCTGACGCACGGCCACGAGGACCACATCGGGGCCGTTCCGTACCTGCTGCGGCTCCGCAGCGACATCCCGCTCGTGGGGTCGCAGCTGACCCTGGCCCTGGTTGAGGCCAAGCTGCAGGAACACCGGATCAAGCCCTACACCCTGTCCGTCAAAGAGGGGCAGGTGGAACAGTTCGGCCCCTTCCAGTGCGAGTTCGTTGCGGTCAACCACTCGATCCCCGACGCCCTGGCGGTCTTCATCCGCACTGCCGGCGGCACCGTGCTGCATACGGGTGACTTCAAGATGGACCAGCTGCCGCTCGACGGCCGCATCACCGATCTCCGGCACTTCGCCAAGCTAGGCGAAGAGGGCGTGGACCTGTTCATGTCCGACTCCACCAACGCCGACGTCCCGGGATTCACCACCGCGGAGAAGGAGATCGGCCCCACCCTGGACCGGGTCTTCGCCCAGGCCAGCAAGCGGATCATCGTGGCGTCGTTTTCCTCGCACGTCCACCGGGTGCAGCAGGTCCTCGACGCCGCGTACAAGCACGGCCGCAACGTCGCGTTCGTGGGGCGTTCCATGGTCCGGAACATGGCCATCGCCGCCAAGCTCGGCTACCTGCACGTGCCGGATGGCATCCTCGTGGACCTGAAGAACATCGACACGCTGCCGGACAACCGGGTGGTGCTGATGTCCACCGGTTCCCAGGGCGAGCCCATGGCCGCGCTGTCCCGCATGGCCAACGGCGATCACCGCGTGGTGGTGGGCCAGGGCGACACCGTCATCCTCGCGTCAAGCCTCATTCCCGGCAACGAGAACGCAGTCTTCCGCATCATCAACGGCCTGCTGAAGCTCGGCGCCGACGTGATCCACAAGGGCAACGCCAAGGTCCATGTCTCCGGCCACGCCGCGGCAGGGGAGTTGCTCTACTGCTACAACATCCTCGAGCCGCTGAATGCCATGCCGGTGCACGGCGAAACCCGCCACCTGATCGCCAACGGCAGGATCGCAGAGGAATCGGGAGTACCGACTGCCAGCGTCCTGCTGGCAGACAACGGCACCGTGATCGATCTCCGCGACCACCAGGCTGACATCGTGGGCCAGGTCGAGGTCGGCTTCGTGTACGTGGACGGCTCCAGCGTGGGCGAAATCACCGACGCGGACCTTAAGGACCGCCGCGTCCTGGGCGATGAAGGCTTCATCTCCATCATCACGGTCATCAACCGGGCCACCGGCAAGGTGGTCTCCGGCCCCGAAATCCACGCCCGCGGTGTCGCCGAGGACGATTCGGTCTTTGACGACATCATCCCCAAGATCAATGCCGCGCTGGAGGAGGCTGTGCTCAGCAACGCGGACCACACCAACCACCAGCTGCAGCAGATCGTCCGCCGCGTCATCGGCACCTGGGTCAACCGGAAGCTCCGCCGGCGCCCCATGATCATCCCGGTGGTCCTGGAGGCCTAA
- the dapA gene encoding 4-hydroxy-tetrahydrodipicolinate synthase, with translation MADTSANIPALGTLLTAMVTPFTTDGKVDYQQAAELATKLVDDGCDGLVVTGTTGETSTLTDEENLGMFRAVMEAVGGRAAVIAGTGTNDTAHSVHLSQEAAKLGVDGLLIVTPYYNKPSQAGVRAHFETVASATDLPVMLYDIPGRSSIAIAPDTMIRLAQHPNIVAVKDAKADFAAATRVLAETDLAFYSGDDGLTLQWMAMGAVGLVGVTTHVATRRFRELIDAMNANDLGTARKINFELEPVVRATMTRVQGAVAAKQILKWQGVLPNSIVRLPLVEPDEAEIETIREDLAEGGLVFS, from the coding sequence ATGGCTGACACTTCCGCGAATATTCCTGCTCTGGGCACCCTCCTGACCGCCATGGTCACCCCGTTCACGACGGACGGCAAGGTCGATTACCAGCAGGCCGCGGAACTGGCCACCAAGCTTGTTGACGACGGCTGCGACGGCCTCGTCGTCACGGGCACCACCGGCGAGACGTCCACCCTCACCGACGAGGAAAACCTCGGAATGTTCCGCGCCGTGATGGAAGCCGTTGGCGGGCGTGCCGCCGTCATCGCCGGCACCGGTACCAACGACACCGCCCACTCCGTGCACCTGTCCCAGGAAGCCGCCAAGCTGGGCGTCGACGGCCTGCTGATCGTCACGCCGTACTACAACAAGCCCAGCCAGGCCGGCGTCCGGGCCCACTTCGAGACCGTCGCATCCGCCACTGACCTGCCCGTCATGCTCTATGACATCCCGGGTCGGTCCTCCATCGCGATCGCCCCGGACACCATGATCCGTCTGGCCCAGCACCCGAACATCGTTGCCGTCAAGGACGCCAAGGCCGACTTCGCTGCAGCCACCCGCGTGCTCGCCGAGACCGACCTCGCCTTCTACTCCGGCGACGACGGACTGACCCTGCAGTGGATGGCCATGGGCGCCGTTGGCCTCGTGGGTGTCACCACGCACGTCGCCACCCGCCGCTTCCGGGAGCTCATCGACGCGATGAACGCGAACGACCTCGGAACCGCCCGCAAGATCAACTTCGAGCTGGAGCCGGTAGTGCGCGCAACGATGACCCGCGTCCAAGGTGCCGTTGCCGCGAAGCAAATTCTTAAGTGGCAGGGAGTCCTGCCCAACTCGATTGTCCGCTTGCCCCTCGTGGAGCCGGACGAAGCCGAGATCGAAACCATCCGCGAGGACTTGGCGGAAGGAGGGCTGGTCTTTTCCTGA
- a CDS encoding heparan-alpha-glucosaminide N-acetyltransferase domain-containing protein, with protein MTSRSTAASSKTAKGPASGVRLAGIDAARGLALLGMMATHLLPTFEPNAALTPTWVGLTFSGRAAALFAVLAGIGLALSTGKQQPLDGPALTAARRGIAMRALVIAVVGLALGGLDVNVAIILVHYAVLFLCVLPFIGLQLKALCAWAAGWILLSPLIAFLLRPWLMAPDPPLQLNHNPGWEDLTTPGQLLGELFLTGYYPVFQWISYLLVGLAIGRLALTKAIVPAFLLLGGIVVAAFAKVLGTAAMEQWGGRAALQDILTDPNYPLDSLLQVNLAGVRQEGSWWWLASSAPHSGTTLDLLHTSGVAAAAVGLCLLVGRLGQWLALDLLLPLRGAGAMPLTLYTAHVCVVASFHLKPLPVGWTEDGMYFAHAALAIVIGMVFAVLKWRGPLEWLGHAANQVGRHQPARVR; from the coding sequence ATGACCTCGCGGAGCACGGCTGCATCGTCCAAAACAGCGAAGGGGCCGGCGTCAGGCGTCCGTCTTGCTGGAATAGATGCTGCCCGCGGCCTCGCCCTGCTCGGCATGATGGCCACGCACCTGCTCCCGACCTTCGAGCCCAATGCCGCCCTGACCCCGACCTGGGTGGGCCTGACGTTCTCCGGCCGCGCTGCCGCCCTGTTTGCGGTGCTGGCAGGAATCGGCCTCGCCCTCTCCACCGGCAAGCAACAGCCTCTTGACGGACCGGCACTCACGGCTGCGCGCCGCGGCATCGCGATGCGCGCCCTGGTGATCGCCGTCGTCGGGCTCGCTCTCGGCGGACTCGACGTCAACGTGGCGATAATCCTGGTGCACTATGCGGTGCTGTTTCTGTGTGTGCTGCCGTTCATCGGGCTGCAGCTGAAGGCCCTGTGCGCCTGGGCAGCGGGCTGGATCCTGCTTTCCCCGCTCATTGCCTTCCTGCTGCGGCCCTGGCTCATGGCGCCGGATCCGCCCCTGCAGCTCAACCACAACCCCGGCTGGGAAGACCTCACCACCCCGGGACAACTGCTTGGCGAACTGTTCCTGACCGGGTACTACCCGGTGTTCCAGTGGATCTCGTATCTGCTCGTGGGACTCGCCATCGGCCGGCTCGCCCTGACCAAAGCCATCGTTCCAGCGTTCCTGTTGCTCGGCGGCATCGTGGTGGCGGCCTTCGCCAAAGTCCTGGGCACCGCGGCGATGGAGCAATGGGGCGGCCGCGCCGCCCTGCAGGACATCCTCACGGACCCCAACTATCCGCTGGACAGCCTCCTGCAAGTGAATCTGGCCGGCGTCCGCCAGGAAGGGTCCTGGTGGTGGCTGGCCAGCAGTGCACCCCATTCCGGAACCACACTTGATCTGCTGCACACCAGCGGCGTGGCGGCAGCCGCCGTCGGCCTTTGCCTCCTGGTGGGCCGGCTGGGACAGTGGCTGGCTCTGGATCTGCTGCTTCCGCTGCGCGGAGCCGGCGCCATGCCGCTGACGCTGTACACCGCCCACGTGTGCGTCGTGGCGTCGTTCCACCTCAAGCCGTTGCCCGTGGGCTGGACCGAGGACGGGATGTACTTCGCGCACGCGGCGCTGGCCATCGTGATCGGGATGGTTTTCGCCGTCCTCAAATGGCGCGGTCCGCTGGAATGGCTCGGGCACGCCGCGAACCAGGTAGGACGGCACCAGCCGGCAAGGGTTCGCTAA
- the dapB gene encoding 4-hydroxy-tetrahydrodipicolinate reductase — protein sequence MTQQLPVAVLGANGRMGAEAVKAVEAAPDMKLVAALGRGDSLESLVDAGARYVVDLTVPESTEENVRFAVEHGMHAVVGTTGWDLGRLESLETLLAGHPEVGVLIAPNFALGSVLTSAFAAKASKYFESVEIIELHHPDKVDAPSGTAVRTAQLVAAEREAAGVGPSPDATTTELAGARGCEVDGVRVHSVRLRGLVAHQEVLLGGPGEQLVLRHDSFDRASFMPGVLLGVRSVAAHPGLTVGLDGYLDLGL from the coding sequence ATGACCCAACAACTTCCTGTCGCCGTTCTGGGCGCAAATGGGCGCATGGGCGCCGAGGCCGTGAAAGCTGTGGAGGCCGCTCCCGACATGAAGCTCGTCGCCGCGCTGGGACGCGGTGACTCCCTCGAATCCCTGGTCGACGCCGGTGCCCGGTACGTCGTGGACCTCACCGTTCCGGAGAGCACCGAGGAGAACGTCCGCTTCGCCGTCGAACACGGCATGCACGCCGTTGTGGGCACCACGGGCTGGGACCTGGGCAGGCTGGAGTCGCTGGAGACCCTGCTGGCCGGCCACCCGGAGGTCGGGGTGCTGATTGCACCCAACTTCGCCCTGGGCTCCGTGCTTACTTCGGCGTTTGCCGCCAAGGCGTCCAAGTACTTTGAATCTGTGGAGATCATCGAACTCCACCACCCGGATAAGGTGGATGCGCCGTCGGGTACCGCGGTGCGCACCGCGCAGCTGGTGGCAGCGGAACGCGAGGCGGCCGGCGTCGGTCCCAGCCCTGACGCCACCACGACCGAACTGGCCGGTGCCCGCGGCTGTGAGGTGGACGGCGTGCGTGTCCACAGCGTCCGGCTGCGCGGGCTCGTGGCCCATCAGGAAGTCCTGCTGGGCGGCCCGGGGGAGCAGCTGGTGCTGCGCCATGATTCCTTCGACCGGGCGTCGTTCATGCCAGGGGTTCTTCTGGGCGTGCGGAGCGTTGCAGCGCATCCCGGACTCACGGTGGGTCTGGACGGTTACCTGGACCTGGGGCTGTAA
- a CDS encoding molybdenum cofactor biosynthesis protein MoaE: MATEASFEVVHAVLSTEPISVDQAIAAVESDTAGAVVSFSGVVRNHDGGKPVDRLSYSAHPTAAKVLDDLVAKLVAEQAEAAGTEEPDGAGGTPPVRIWVAHRVGPLKIGDPALVCAVSAAHRGQAFAVCSELVDRVKAQVPIWKEQFFSDGTVEWVGAGE; encoded by the coding sequence ATGGCCACTGAGGCATCGTTCGAAGTAGTACACGCGGTGCTCAGCACCGAACCCATCTCCGTGGACCAGGCCATCGCCGCCGTGGAATCGGATACCGCCGGCGCGGTGGTCAGCTTCAGCGGCGTGGTCCGGAACCACGACGGCGGCAAGCCGGTGGACCGGCTCAGCTACAGTGCCCACCCGACGGCGGCGAAGGTGCTGGACGACCTTGTGGCGAAGCTGGTGGCCGAACAGGCCGAAGCGGCGGGAACTGAGGAGCCTGACGGTGCGGGAGGGACCCCGCCGGTGCGGATCTGGGTGGCGCACCGGGTGGGCCCGCTGAAAATCGGTGACCCGGCGCTCGTCTGCGCTGTATCCGCCGCCCACCGCGGGCAGGCGTTCGCGGTGTGCTCCGAGCTCGTGGACCGGGTCAAGGCCCAGGTGCCGATCTGGAAGGAACAGTTCTTCAGCGACGGCACCGTGGAATGGGTCGGGGCCGGGGAATAA
- a CDS encoding MogA/MoaB family molybdenum cofactor biosynthesis protein, translated as MSTPNPNARAAHVHGEVHGRKAGVVIASTRAASGVYRDETGPVITDWLTEHGFVPYPVMVVPDGEPVGAAIRALLTQEPAVVITSGGTGLSPDDRTPEMTLPLLDREIPGIMEGIRQYGTAKTPHAMLSRGHAGSAGRTFIINLPGSPKGVMDGLSVLDPVIGHLCDQLEGGHGH; from the coding sequence GTGAGCACACCCAACCCCAACGCCAGGGCGGCACACGTCCACGGCGAGGTGCACGGGCGCAAAGCCGGCGTCGTCATCGCGTCAACGCGCGCGGCCTCCGGCGTCTACCGGGATGAGACCGGACCAGTCATCACCGACTGGCTGACCGAACACGGCTTCGTGCCGTATCCCGTCATGGTGGTGCCTGACGGCGAGCCCGTGGGGGCGGCCATCCGGGCGCTCCTGACCCAGGAACCCGCCGTCGTCATCACCAGCGGCGGCACCGGCCTGAGCCCGGATGACCGAACGCCGGAGATGACGCTGCCGCTGCTGGACCGCGAAATTCCCGGCATCATGGAAGGCATCAGGCAATACGGAACGGCCAAGACGCCTCACGCGATGCTCAGCAGGGGGCATGCCGGTTCGGCGGGCCGGACTTTCATCATCAACCTGCCCGGATCACCCAAGGGTGTCATGGACGGCCTGTCCGTCCTGGACCCGGTGATCGGGCACCTGTGCGACCAGTTGGAGGGCGGACATGGCCACTGA
- the moaC gene encoding cyclic pyranopterin monophosphate synthase MoaC encodes MDAVTAENDHGALTHLRRDGTAQMVDVSEKPETTREATATATVHSTAEVLALLGTGGLPKGDALAVARVAGIMAAKKTPELIPLCHPLPISKVTVDFQLGTETVDILATVKTRGVTGVEMEALTAASVAALSVYDMIKAVDKHAVLTDIKVLAKSGGKSGDWAL; translated from the coding sequence ATGGATGCTGTGACTGCAGAAAATGACCACGGCGCCCTGACGCACCTGCGCCGCGACGGCACCGCCCAGATGGTGGACGTCTCGGAAAAGCCGGAGACCACGCGCGAGGCCACGGCCACGGCGACGGTCCACAGTACTGCCGAGGTCCTGGCGCTGCTGGGCACCGGCGGCCTGCCGAAGGGCGACGCCCTGGCCGTGGCCCGCGTTGCAGGGATCATGGCGGCAAAGAAAACCCCTGAACTGATCCCGCTGTGCCACCCGCTGCCGATTTCCAAAGTCACGGTCGACTTTCAGCTCGGGACCGAGACCGTGGACATCCTGGCCACCGTCAAAACCCGGGGCGTGACCGGCGTCGAAATGGAGGCCCTGACGGCCGCTTCCGTGGCAGCGCTGAGTGTGTACGACATGATCAAGGCCGTGGACAAGCACGCCGTCCTCACCGACATCAAGGTGCTGGCCAAGAGCGGCGGCAAGAGCGGGGACTGGGCCCTGTGA
- a CDS encoding molybdopterin molybdotransferase MoeA, with product MHSHSQPHGDVAVPSAEPFAAAPDAGAGKHGHSTGDHSTHRSVADHRQAVRELLEPLLSRERTELLPLVQALGRGLAEDITAPLSLPPFPNSQMDGFAIRSGDVPDGGTSLRVAAPVPAGASPAPLEPGTAVPIMTGAMLPAGADAVVPIEQALPSVFPAAGEEAEVRLPATAAGTFVRAVGSDIAAGQQALAAGTCLGPAQLGLLAALGLPEVLVHKQLSVLLVTTGDEVVEPGEPLGDGKIYDANGTLLESALRQAGLAVTRAGISADSPEALRALLRSHTSAVDLIVSTGGVSKGAYEVVRQAMDGQDVTFGHVAMQPGGPQGLGRFDGVPLLAFPGNPVSCLVSFEMFLRPVLGELFGAPAPRPAVRARLAQPLSSPAGKHQVRRGSLQGDGTVRLQGGESSHLVQALAHSNALVHVPAGTAVLNEGAEVEVWML from the coding sequence ATGCACAGCCATTCGCAGCCACACGGCGACGTTGCCGTACCTTCTGCCGAGCCCTTCGCCGCCGCCCCTGATGCGGGCGCCGGCAAGCACGGGCACAGCACCGGTGACCACAGCACGCACCGCAGCGTCGCGGATCACCGGCAGGCGGTCAGGGAGCTCCTCGAACCGCTGCTGTCGCGGGAGCGGACCGAGCTGCTGCCGCTGGTCCAGGCCCTGGGCCGCGGCCTCGCCGAAGACATTACGGCGCCGCTGAGCCTCCCCCCGTTTCCCAACTCGCAGATGGATGGCTTTGCCATCCGCTCCGGGGACGTGCCCGACGGCGGCACGAGCCTGCGCGTCGCGGCTCCGGTACCAGCGGGCGCAAGTCCTGCGCCGCTGGAGCCGGGCACCGCTGTCCCCATCATGACCGGTGCCATGCTGCCCGCCGGGGCGGACGCCGTCGTACCCATTGAACAGGCTTTACCCTCCGTCTTTCCGGCCGCCGGCGAAGAGGCCGAGGTGAGACTGCCGGCCACGGCCGCCGGGACCTTTGTCCGCGCCGTCGGAAGCGACATCGCAGCCGGCCAGCAGGCCCTGGCCGCAGGCACCTGCCTGGGTCCGGCGCAGCTGGGCCTGCTGGCCGCGCTGGGGTTGCCGGAAGTCCTGGTTCACAAGCAGCTGTCCGTCCTGCTGGTCACCACCGGCGATGAGGTGGTGGAACCCGGGGAACCGCTGGGCGACGGCAAGATCTACGATGCCAACGGCACCCTCCTGGAATCCGCGCTGCGGCAGGCGGGACTGGCCGTGACGAGGGCCGGCATTTCCGCCGACAGCCCGGAGGCCCTGCGGGCGCTGCTGCGAAGCCACACTTCTGCCGTGGATCTCATTGTCAGCACCGGGGGAGTCAGCAAGGGGGCGTACGAGGTGGTGCGGCAGGCCATGGACGGCCAGGACGTAACATTCGGGCACGTGGCCATGCAGCCAGGCGGCCCGCAAGGGCTGGGAAGGTTCGACGGCGTTCCCCTCCTGGCGTTTCCGGGCAACCCCGTCAGCTGCCTCGTTTCCTTTGAGATGTTTCTGCGGCCGGTGCTCGGGGAACTGTTCGGTGCACCCGCGCCCAGGCCCGCGGTCCGGGCCCGGCTGGCGCAGCCGCTGTCCTCCCCGGCCGGCAAGCATCAGGTCCGCCGCGGGTCGCTGCAGGGCGACGGAACAGTCCGGCTGCAGGGCGGAGAAAGCTCCCACCTGGTGCAGGCGCTGGCCCACTCCAACGCACTTGTGCACGTCCCTGCCGGCACCGCCGTTCTTAACGAGGGCGCTGAAGTGGAAGTATGGATGCTGTGA